One genomic region from Amaranthus tricolor cultivar Red isolate AtriRed21 chromosome 12, ASM2621246v1, whole genome shotgun sequence encodes:
- the LOC130828609 gene encoding uncharacterized protein LOC130828609, with protein sequence MKRLEDFKNQNSLVSTALFKQNEKAKIKYRTRLEASIECLRWLILQGLAYRGHDENQDSLNKGNFIELLKFYAKGRPDVEDVELDNAPKNCQMTALSIQKDIINACAKETTKAIITEIGDECFTILSDESADISDKEELSVCLRYVSKSGGVVERFLGIVHVPNTTSLTIKNAIESLLMEHSLTLPKVRGQAYDGASNMRGSIGGLKTLILNECSSAHYVHYFAHQLQLTLVATSKKSEDFDIESGSSLNQELGLIRPGDTCWSTYFKCIKNVLGLFRPILESLEAIANAHEADRTKAYSIIGMLMSFDFIFIAHLMGTIFGLTNSLNVRLQKMDQDIVHAMSLVDGTKKDLQELRDNG encoded by the exons ATGAAAAGACTTGAAGATTTTAAGAATCAAAATAGTTTAGTCTCAACTGCTTTGTTTAAGCAAAATGAAAAGGCAAAAATTAAATATCGAACGAGATTAGAAGCTTCTATTGAGTGCTTGAGGTGGCTTATACTTCAAGGCCTGGCATATCGAGGTCATGATGAAAACCAAGATTCACTAAATAAGGGTAATTTTAttgaacttttaaaattttatgcgAAAGGTAGACCTGATGTTGAAGATGTTGAGTTGGATAATGCCCCTAAAAATTGTCAAATGACAGCTCTTTCGATTCAAAAAGATATTATCAATGCTTGTGCAAAAGAGACCACTAAAGCAATTATCACAGAAATCGGTGACGAGTGTTTTACTATTCTTTCTGATGAGTCTGCAGATATATCTGATAAAGAGGAGTTGTCGGTTTGTTTGCGTTATGTTAGCAAGAGTGGTGGAGTGGTGGAGCGCTTTCTTGGCATTGTACATGTTCCTAACACTACCTCTTTGACTATTAAAAATGCAATTGAATCCTTGCTTATGGAACATTCTTTAACACTTCCTAAAGTTCGGGGTCAAGCTTATGATGGTGCTAGCAATATGCGAGGCTCAATTGGTGGCCTCAAAACTTTAATCTTGAATGAATGTTCATCTGCGCattatgttcattattttgctcATCAACTTCAATTGACATTGGTAGCAACTTCCAAAAAGAGTGAGGACT TTGATATTGAGTCAGGAAGTAGTTTGAATCAAGAGCTTGGCTTAATTCGACCAGGTGATACTTGTTGGAGCACTTACTTTAAATGCATTAAAAATGTGCTTGGTTTGTTTCGACCAATCTTGGAGTCCCTTGAAGCCATTGCAAATGCTCATGAGGCTGATAGGACAAAGGCATATTCAATCATAGGTATGTTGATGTCATTTGATTTCATTTTTATAGCACATTTAATGGGAACTATATTTGGATTGACGAATTCATTGAATGTGAGGTTGCAAAAAATGGATCAAGATATAGTTCATGCAATGAGTTTGGTTGATGGAACAAAAAAGGATCTGCAAGAACTACGAGATAATGGTTAG
- the LOC130828611 gene encoding uncharacterized protein LOC130828611, which yields MIEYDCGVPNMVDLYSSHIGGGRRMVRGKAPGVTNLHHYRVEVFLSVIDLQLQELNNRFSEKTKDLLICMACFSPSDGFSSFDTKQLLNLAKFYPNEFPNEDLIFFEESLISYIGDVRNDERFLDVKTLNELSLTLVETKKHETHSDVYKLLKLVLLLPVTTTSVERSFSGMYHIKSKVRNRMGEQLLNDCMISFLEKDLFLNFSNDAIVHRFQNMKTRREQL from the coding sequence ATGATTGAGTATGATTGTGGTGTTCCAAATATGGTGGACTTGTATTCTAGTCACATTGGAGGTGGAAGGAGGATGGTTCGTGGTAAAGCTCCTGGGGTGAcaaatcttcatcattatcgAGTTGAAGTTTTTCTAAGTGTGATTGATCTACAATTACAAGAACTTAACAATCGATTCAGTGAGAAAACCAAAGATTTGCTTATTTGTATGGCTTGTTTTAGTCCTAGTGATGGATTCTCATCTTTTGATACAAAACAATTGTTGAACCTTGCTAAATTTTATCCAAATGAGTTTCCAAATGAAGATTTGATATTCTTTGAGGAATCGCTTATAAGTTACATTGGTGATGTTAGAAATGACGAGCGATTCTTGGATGTGAAGACTCTTAACGAACTTTCTTTAACACTTGTTGAGACAAAGAAGCATGAAACTCATTCAGATGTTTACAAGCTATTGAAGCTTGTATTGCTTCTTCCAGTGACGACAACAAGTGTCGAAAGATCATTTTCCGGGATGTATCATATAAAAAGTAAAGTGCGAAACAGAATGGGAGAACAGTTGTTGAATGATTGCATGATTTCGTTTTTGGAAAAGGATTTATTTCTCAATTTTAGTAATGATGCTATAGTACATCGATTCCAAAATATGAAAACTAGGCGAGAACAATTGTAG
- the LOC130828612 gene encoding uncharacterized protein LOC130828612, translated as MAEITKKLFNILDLTGQKFLERKKDAIMNLEAQGLEHTVLEVKEKDSIDGIQATKIKVATNQEKAKALILLRHHIHNCLKSEYLFIKDPKTFEYNSTLLRIASMLKCCEHPVTDAEMIELTLSTFHPSNIILQQQYRERNFKRYSDLSVVFSLAEQHNDLFWKNHNIRPVGSQTIRETHSTKTHVPKAHALEHKGRGNYNNGGR; from the exons atGGCAGAGATTACAAAAAAACTATTCAACATATTAGACTTAACTGGACAAAAATTCTTAGAACGGAAAAAAGATGCCATCATGAACTTAGAAGCTCAAGGACTTGAACATACTGTATTGgaagtaaaagaaaaggatTCAATAGATGGAATTCAAGCTACCAAAATAAAGGTagctacaaatcaagaaaaggccaaagccttaatcctcTTGAGGCATCATATTCATAATTGCCTTAAATCTGAATACTTATTCATAAAAGATCCCAAAACATT TGAGTACAATTCAACATTACTCCGAATTGCATCAATGTTGAAATGCTGTGAGCACCCGGTGACTGATGCAGAAATGATTGAACTCACATTATCTACTTTTCATCCATCAAATATTATTCTGCAACAACAATATAGggaaagaaatttcaaaagatattcAGATCTGAGTGTAGTATTCTCACTAGCTGAACAACATAATGATCTTTTctggaaaaatcataatataagACCTGTTGGATCTCAAACTATCCGTGAGACACACTCTACTAAAACACATGTGCCTAAAGCACATGCTCTTGAACATAAAGGCCGTGGAAATTATAATAACGGTGGTAGATGA
- the LOC130828837 gene encoding pentatricopeptide repeat-containing protein At4g32430, mitochondrial: MIFKNNLSSTHQRLLFAAKKVFSIDHAYQLFDESPQRTFCSLTNCMLTYINQNLSSRALNVFKRELHDNYLDRIDEDVVAVAVKASCGDRKTGMMLHSFAVSSGFNQFRAVSNSLMNMYVKSGHFDRAFCLFNSMNEPDTVSYNTILLGFRNTDEALYFVTNMNKNGVVFDPVTYTTSLSFCSDYKGFLLGSQLHSSILKSGFHCEVFIGNALISMYSRWGRITDAERVFNGMSFKDSVSWNAILCGYNQDGRYDIKTLRTFCEMLRQNMRPDIISLIAAISVCGHKRLLGLSRLLHCLVIKTGYVGNSAVCNLLMSTYSKCEVNEDVKLVFDGIYEKNVVSWTTMICVFQEDALFIFHEMRKDGVYPNDVTFIGLLHAITLGDFFNEGQMIHGFCLKTGFLLELNVSNSLISMYAKFKSMEDSRKVFEELCFRDIVSWNSLISGYVDNKLYDEALKMFRLAIAETVPTEHTFGSVLSATGSAEAISLRFGQRCHAHLLKLGMNFNSIVSAALLDMYAKRGSLYESMRIFNATIQRTQFAWTSIISAHARHGDYDSVMQLFNEMHNQGVEPDSITFLSMLTACGRKGMVDMGFQIWDSMIKDNLTEPSTEHYACIVDLLGRAGRLKEAEELLYHMPGGPSFSALQSLLGSCRKHRDMEISQRIVNRLIEMEPEESGSYVLMSNLYAEKGDWEKAAAMRRKMKDGRVRKEVGFSWVDVGVTDGSLTMHGFSSDDTSHPRTMEILEMAGYLGLQMKSLEIEKLKKSLVDVN, translated from the coding sequence atgattttcaaaaacaaTCTGTCGTCAACCCACCAACGGCTATTATTTGCCGCCAAAAAGGTTTTTTCAATTGACCATGCATATCAACTGTTCGATGAAAGCCCCCAACGAACATTTTGTTCTCTTACTAATTGTATGCTCACTTACATAAATCAAAACCTTAGTTCTAGAGCTCTCAATGTCTTTAAGAGGGAATTACATGATAATTATCTTGATAGGATTGATGAAGATGTTGTGGCTGTGGCTGTTAAAGCTTCCTGTGGGGATCGAAAAACGGGTATGATGCTGCACAGCTTTGCAGTTTCATCTGGGTTTAATCAGTTTCGTGCTGTCTCAAATTCTTTGATGAATATGTACGTTAAATCAGGACATTTTGATCGTGCTTTTTGTTTATTCAACAGTATGAATGAACCTGATACTGTCAGTTATAACACTATCCTATTAGGTTTTCGGAATACAGATGAAGCTTTGTATTTTGTTACTAACATGAATAAAAATGGAGTGGTTTTTGACCCGGTTACGTACACTACATCACTGTCATTTTGTTCTGATTACAAAGGGTTTTTGTTGGGCTCCCAATTGCATTCAAGCATACTTAAATCAGGCTTCCATTGCGAGGTGTTCATTGGGAATGCACTTATCTCAATGTACTCGAGATGGGGTCGAATTACCGATGCTGAAAGAGTGTTTAATGGAATGTCCTTCAAGGATTCAGTATCTTGGAATGCTATATTATGTGGGTATAATCAAGATGGAAGATATGATATAAAAACATTACGCACATTTTGTGAAATGTTGAGGCAGAATATGAGACCAGATATTATCTCATTAATTGCTGCAATCTCTGTTTGTGGGCATAAGAGACTTTTGGGGTTGAGCAGGTTGTTGCATTGCTTGGTTATAAAAACTGGATATGTTGGAAATAGTGCAGTATGTAATCTTTTGATGTCGACTTACTCAAAGTGCGAGGTTAATGAGGACGTCAAGCTTGTATTTGATggcatttatgaaaaaaatgtgGTTTCTTGGACAACAATGATTTGTGTTTTCCAAGAAGACGCACTCTTCATCTTCCATGAGATGAGGAAAGATGGAGTCTACCCAAATGATGTAACATTTATTGGGTTACTACATGCCATTACACTAGGGGATTTTTTCAATGAAGGTCAAATGATTCATGGGTTTTGTCTCAAAACCGGTTTTCTATTAGAATTAAATGTGTCTAATAGTCTTATCAGCATGTATGCAAAGTTTAAATCAATGGAAGATTCAAGAAAGGTATTTGAGGAGCTTTGTTTCCGGGATATTGTGTCTTGGAATTCTCTGATATCTGGATATGTCGATAACAAGTTATATGACGAAGCTCTTAAGATGTTCCGTTTAGCAATAGCAGAGACCGTACCAACTGAGCACACATTTGGCAGTGTCTTAAGTGCAACTGGATCTGCTGAAGCCATTTCATTAAGGTTTGGACAACGATGCCATGCTCATTTGCTGAAACTTGGAATGAATTTCAACTCAATTGTCTCAGCTGCACTTCTAGATATGTATGCAAAACGAGGCAGTCTATATGAGTCCATGAGAATTTTCAACGCAACAATTCAAAGAACACAATTTGCTTGGACATCAATAATTTCAGCCCATGCAAGACACGGGGACTATGACTCCGTTATGCAACTATTCAATGAGATGCACAACCAAGGTGTAGAACCCGATTCTATCACATTCCTTTCTATGTTGACAGCATGCGGAAGGAAGGGAATGGTCGATATGGGCTTTCAAATTTGGGACTCAATGATCAAAGACAACCTGACTGAACCATCAACAGAGCATTATGCTTGTATAGTCGATTTGTTGGGTCGTGCAGGAAGATTAAAAGAGGCAGAGGAATTGCTCTATCATATGCCTGGTGGACCGTCATTTTCTGCATTACAAAGCTTGTTAGGGTCATGCAGAAAGCATAGGGATATGGAGATAAGTCAAAGAATCGTGAATAGATTGATAGAAATGGAACCTGAAGAATCAGGTTCATATGTTCTAATGTCGAATTTGTATGCTGAAAAAGGAGACTGGGAGAAGGCTGCAGCAATGAGGAGGAAGATGAAGGACGGCAGAGTCAGAAAAGAAGTCGGGTTTAGCTGGGTTGATGTAGGCGTTACTGATGGTTCATTGACAATGCACGGATTCTCATCGGATGATACTTCTCATCCACGGACTATGGAGATTCTCGAAATGGCAGGATACTTAGGATTGCAAATGAAATCCTTGGAGATAGAGAAGTTGAAGAAGAGCTTGGTAGATGTCAATTGA